The genomic region ACGGAGGTGACTTACATGCTTATATTCATGAAAAATGCCAGTCTCTAAAGATAATAGGAGGTACGGAGGAAACAACCACCGGAGTTATTAGATTAAAGGCTATGGAGGAATCTAAAGTATTAAAATATCCAGTTATTGCTGTAAATAATGCGTTTACAAAGTATCTGTTTGATAATAGGATCGGAACAGGGCAAAGCGCAATAGACGGAATTCTAAGAGCTACAAATATATTAATTGCTGGAAAAGTTGCAGTAGTTGTAGGCTATGGCTGGGTAGGAAGAGGGATAGCTACCAGATTAAGGGGTATGGGAGCCCGAGTCATAGTCGTTGAAGCCTCACCTTTAAGAGCATTAGAGGCAGTAATGGATGGATTCGATGTAATGCCAATGAGCAAAGCCGCGGAAGTAGGAGAAATATTTGTTACAGCTACTGGCAATATAAATGTAATTAGCAAAGAACATATATTAAAAATGAAGAATGGAGCAGTATTAGCTAATGCCGGTCATTTTAATGTTGAAATAGATGTTAAAGGCTTAAAAGAAATTGCAAAATCTGTTAGGAACATAAGACCTTACTTAGATGAATATGAATTACCTAACGGTAACAAAGTGTATTTAGTAGCAGATGGTAGATTGGTTAATCTTGCTGCAGCCGAAGGCCATCCAAGCGAAGTAATGGATTTAAGCTTCTCAAATCAAGCACTTTCGGTAGAATATATTTATAATAATAGAGATAAACTTGAGATAAAAGTATACAATGTTCCTCAAGAAATAGATGAGAAAGTTGCACTACTGAAATTAAAAGGAATGGGAATAGAAATAGAGCAACTGACAGAAGAACAAAAGGAGTATATGAAGCAATGGAAATATGGTACATAATTTTTTTCGTAAGTCTTAAAAAGGATTGTTTATTAAAAAGAAAATAGTGGGCCCGTAGCTCAGCTAGGTAGAGCGCTCGGCTCATAGCTCGGTGAGAGACCGAGTGGTCGAGGGTTCAAATCCCTCCGGGCCCATAAGGGTCTGGTAAGCGCTCCCAGACCCACATTAAGGTAAGTTTCGATTATCTTATCTAAGGGGCCAACGTAACGCTCTCTTACGTTACCTTCTTTGTCCTTCTCTATTAAGTAAACATAATACTTCTTCCCTCTTTGACGAATCTTTATACCACCAAATGTGAAAACTTTATTACCCATAACCTTATTGCAACATGGAGAGCTTTTAGAGCTATTGAGTACTGCATATAAACACACTGAATTCAAATATTATAATTTCTCCGAAAATTTCATTAACTAGAAATATTTATTTTCATTTCATTTATTATATAATATATAAAACTCCTAGTGTTCATTTTTTGTATCTTTCGTGCTAATTAATTTTACTCTTATCATTCCAGTTGTTGCGCTGACATCAGCCTTTAAATTACTTACCTCTAGCATTCCATCTATTAGGCTTTTTATGAAATCTATTATTTTACCTTGAAAATAAGGAGAAAAACTTTCAATATATTTGCCATTATAATCAACATTTACGTCTCCTATAAAGCTTAGAAAGAAACGCAAAATTGATAAAAATGACACTTCAACATTATTCATTAATTGACCTACGTAACTCATTAAACTTTTACCTAACTCTTTCCATTTTTCTAGACTCATCTGTGAGTCTTTTAAGAACTCAAAAGGAACAAGAATCATAAATCCTTTATAATTATTCATTAGTTTGGACAAGAGTATAAACGTACTTATCTCGTTTTTAATATCTACTCCGTTCTTCTCCATCTGTATTGATGCAGCTAGTAGGTCATTTGTATAATTATATATTGAAGAGCCATTTAATTCCGTTAATCTTCTTATTTCATCATAAATATCCTTTCTCATAAAACAAGGTTGGCGTTTACCATTATTTTCATTTTCCATATTAATAGTGATGTATACAGTTGTATATAAAATCAGTGGCTGCCCACTTACATCACTGTTCTGTTATCTTTGGGTCATCATCTGTTAGTCTTATTTCCATTTATAGCTTAAATTATTAAGTGTTATTTGCAGGAGTTGACCCAGGGAGTGAAAGTTACGCAGTAACTTTCGTAGATGAGATAGGAAGAATAGTTGAGTATTACGAAATACCTACTGACTTAATTATTCACGATTCCATGAGATTAGTTAAGTTAATAAGAGACAAAAGACCTAGCACTATCGCGTTACCTTCTGGTCACGGGTTGCCTTTCGTTAGAGCTTCTAGAATAGGTGAGAGGGAAATTTTTCTATTAACACTTGCAGATCCTCAAAAGGAGGGTCCACTTAGGAGTTTTTTAAGAACAATAATACCGGAAGAGAATGCTTTTACTATACCTTCAGTAATAGAACTTGAGAGCGTGCCAGAATATAGGAAGATAAATAAGATAGATATGGGTACAGCAGATAAAGTTGCTTCTGCATTCTTTTATAGGACTATTTTTGACAGTTTTGTATTAATTGAAATGGGTAGACATTTCTCATCAATCATAGTAGTTAAAAATGGTAAAATAATAGACGGATTTGGAGGAACTGAAATACCAGGTTTAATTTCACCTGGATGCGTTGATGGAGAAGTTGCCTACTTACTTTGTAAGTATTCAAGGATAACTAAGGATACTATATATACTCAAGGAGAGGAAAAGAGATCCTTAGAGATTTTAAGGATGATCTCGGAATGGTATAGTGAAAAACTAGATTTACCAATAATAGTCTCTGGAAAAGCTAAGGATAAAATTGATTTCGGAATCAAATTCGAGATAAAATACAAGGAAGCTTCTGTAGGTGCAGCGTTTATAGCAAATGCAATAGGTGGAGGAATTTTTAGAAAGTACATTGATATGCTTAATAGCTCCGGTACAGCATTAGATTATGTAAGGTTAAAGGGATGGGAAGAGATTACTTCCTTGATAAAGACATAATCAAGGATAAAAACGACAATCTTTACGTAGTTATTACCAATTATAATCCCCCGGGATACGTATTTGCATATATAAAATATGTGTATACAGGAGGAGGACTTTGGAAAGGTTACGAAAGAGTTTTTAAAAAATATGGAGTAAAAAATTTGATAAAGATTAAACAAAATTTCGAATACGAACCTTGTTACGGATCCACGTTTCCTGTGCTTAAAATATCAGAAATTAAAAATCATTTTAAGCCTGAGGATAAAATTAAGGAGATAATTCATAAGCCTGCAAATAAGCTGGAAGAAACTGTAATAAATATGTTAGCTGAAATGGAAGTAAACTTGCCTTTAGATAAGATTGGAGTAACTGGTTCATTGCTTGCAGGAATATCTCATGAGAACTCTGATGTTGATCTAGTAATTTATGGTAAAAAATACGCCGAGGATTTCGTTAATACTTTTCGAGGCTTCGAAGAGGATAAAGATTGGATAATTGAAACTTCTGAGAATTATTCTCTACCGATAGAAGTAGTTAAAACAATATATAGTAAGAAAACTAGAGGAAAATACAAGGGAGTAAAATATTCATTCCTCTTTGTAGATGATCATCCTTGGAAATACAATGAAAAAGTGTGTATAGAAGTAAATCCTTTAAAAGCAATTGGAG from Acidianus ambivalens harbors:
- the ahcY gene encoding adenosylhomocysteinase, which codes for MDYKIKDIKLAEQGRKQIEWAEMHMPALMSVRKELKERQSLKGVRISAVLHVTKETAALVRTLKEAGAEVALAGSNPLSTQDDVAAALVEDGIKVFAWKGESEEDYYSNIKEILKYEPNIVMDDGGDLHAYIHEKCQSLKIIGGTEETTTGVIRLKAMEESKVLKYPVIAVNNAFTKYLFDNRIGTGQSAIDGILRATNILIAGKVAVVVGYGWVGRGIATRLRGMGARVIVVEASPLRALEAVMDGFDVMPMSKAAEVGEIFVTATGNINVISKEHILKMKNGAVLANAGHFNVEIDVKGLKEIAKSVRNIRPYLDEYELPNGNKVYLVADGRLVNLAAAEGHPSEVMDLSFSNQALSVEYIYNNRDKLEIKVYNVPQEIDEKVALLKLKGMGIEIEQLTEEQKEYMKQWKYGT
- a CDS encoding DUF1464 family protein is translated as MLFAGVDPGSESYAVTFVDEIGRIVEYYEIPTDLIIHDSMRLVKLIRDKRPSTIALPSGHGLPFVRASRIGEREIFLLTLADPQKEGPLRSFLRTIIPEENAFTIPSVIELESVPEYRKINKIDMGTADKVASAFFYRTIFDSFVLIEMGRHFSSIIVVKNGKIIDGFGGTEIPGLISPGCVDGEVAYLLCKYSRITKDTIYTQGEEKRSLEILRMISEWYSEKLDLPIIVSGKAKDKIDFGIKFEIKYKEASVGAAFIANAIGGGIFRKYIDMLNSSGTALDYVRLKGWEEITSLIKT
- a CDS encoding nucleotidyltransferase domain-containing protein; the encoded protein is MGRDYFLDKDIIKDKNDNLYVVITNYNPPGYVFAYIKYVYTGGGLWKGYERVFKKYGVKNLIKIKQNFEYEPCYGSTFPVLKISEIKNHFKPEDKIKEIIHKPANKLEETVINMLAEMEVNLPLDKIGVTGSLLAGISHENSDVDLVIYGKKYAEDFVNTFRGFEEDKDWIIETSENYSLPIEVVKTIYSKKTRGKYKGVKYSFLFVDDHPWKYNEKVCIEVNPLKAIGENVSDYRALFYPSISTLYSQGKTFNIVSYEGIYSLALYYSKKIEAFGMLMKCEDELEIVIGDKKIGGYIRPIM